The following are encoded in a window of Thunnus albacares chromosome 17, fThuAlb1.1, whole genome shotgun sequence genomic DNA:
- the LOC122966816 gene encoding leukocyte immunoglobulin-like receptor subfamily B member 4, producing MNPAGEVAWGQNTSITCSISTQHLGGTFILKKTSGSFRMTQSSSTNSATFNILQVTFDNEGSYQCQYQTRVSSRDFTSVLSDSVRLSVTVSLPKPSISMNPAGEVAWGQNTSITCSISTQHLGGTFILKKTSGSFRMTKSSSTNSATFNILQVTFDNEGSYQCQYQTRVSRRDFTSVLSDSVRLSVTVSLPKPSISMNPAGEVAWGQNTSITCSISTQHLGGTFILKKTSGSFRMTQSSSTNSATFNILQVTFDNEGSYQCQYQTRVSSRDFTS from the exons ATGAATCCTGCTGGTGAGGTTGCTTGGGGTCAGAACACCAGCATCACCTGTTCGATCTCAACTCAGCATTTAGGTGGAACATTCATTCTAAAGAAGACCTCAGGTTCATTCAGAATGACCCAGTCATCAAGTACCAACTCTGCTACCTTCAACATCCTTCAAGTGACTTTTGACAATGAGGGATCGTACCAGTGTCAATATCAAACAAGGGTTTCAAGTCGAGACTTCACCTCGGTCCTGAGTGACTCTGTCAGACTCTCTGTTACTG TGAGCCTCCCAAAGCCTAGCATCTCCATGAATCCTGCTGGTGAGGTTGCTTGGGGTCAGAACACCAGCATCACCTGTTCGATCTCAACTCAGCATTTAGGTGGAACATTCATTCTAAAGAAGACCTCAGGTTCATTCAGAATGACCAAATCATCAAGTACCAACTCTGCTACCTTCAACATCCTTCAAGTGACTTTTGACAATGAGGGATCGTACCAGTGTCAGTATCAAACAAGGGTTTCAAGACGAGACTTCACCTCGGTCCTGAGTGACTCTGTCAGACTCTCTGTTACTG TGAGCCTCCCAAAGCCTAGCATCTCCATGAATCCTGCTGGTGAGGTTGCTTGGGGTCAGAACACCAGCATCACCTGTTCGATCTCAACTCAGCATTTAGGTGGAACATTCATTCTAAAGAAGACCTCAGGTTCATTCAGAATGACCCAGTCATCAAGTACCAACTCTGCTACCTTCAACATCCTTCAAGTGACTTTTGACAATGAGGGATCGTACCAGTGTCAGTATCAAACAAGGGTTTCAAGTCGGGACTTCACCTCG